A genomic segment from Psychrobacter arcticus 273-4 encodes:
- the aroQ gene encoding type II 3-dehydroquinate dehydratase: protein MTTSSQSATTTSASHQKANKTLTHKLLLINGVNLNLLGKREPDIYGHMTLADIESALTERAAAHGIELICIQSNHEGKLVDDIQHYGLLAEASVQVDAIIINPAAFTHTSVAIRDALLATQKPFIEVHLSNVHARESFREHSYLCDVAVGVICGLGHLGYHMALDYWLTHTYAITLNK, encoded by the coding sequence ATGACCACCTCATCTCAATCAGCAACGACCACCAGTGCGTCCCATCAAAAAGCCAATAAAACCCTTACTCATAAATTATTATTGATTAATGGTGTGAATCTAAATTTATTAGGCAAACGTGAGCCTGATATTTATGGTCATATGACGCTTGCTGATATTGAAAGTGCCTTAACCGAGCGCGCGGCGGCACATGGTATTGAGCTGATTTGCATACAGTCTAATCACGAAGGCAAACTGGTCGATGATATTCAGCATTACGGTCTATTAGCAGAAGCAAGTGTGCAGGTCGATGCAATAATTATTAACCCTGCTGCCTTTACTCATACCTCTGTTGCGATACGCGACGCGCTATTAGCTACCCAAAAGCCCTTTATTGAGGTGCATTTATCTAACGTCCACGCACGCGAGTCGTTCCGCGAACATTCTTATCTATGCGATGTGGCGGTTGGCGTAATTTGTGGTCTAGGGCATTTGGGCTATCATATGGCATTAGATTATTGGCTGACCCATACTTATGCAATAACATTGAATAAGTAA
- a CDS encoding DEAD/DEAH box helicase, translating to MIHKRFIQKDIFLSNFTTFTDLPLSAATLRAVSDLGFTELTPIQAKILPHTLANQDAIGQAQTGTGKTATFLLTIMEALLKRPFAADEERHLGEPRAVVMAPTRELAQQIFDDCIALNKYTSLHSVCIMGGTNYETQQHELERQYVDILIATPGRLIDLMHKGMVYLDRVEVLVLDEADRMLDMGFIPDIKRLVGRMPPNTDRQSLLFSATFNQDVMGLAYRWLHEPAFVEIEPEHKTSELVDQHFYLLTEDQKLEAVERIITDTTVEKVIIFANRKDQVKRLYHKLRQGHKIVMLSGDVIQQKREKYLQRFKDGHASVLVATDVAGRGIHVDDVSHVINYTLPDQPDDYVHRIGRTGRAGKTGISISFVSEDDAFNIPALEKHLDTKFKLEQWQP from the coding sequence ATGATACACAAACGGTTTATACAAAAGGATATTTTTTTGAGTAACTTTACGACGTTTACGGATTTGCCACTTTCAGCAGCGACCTTGCGTGCAGTAAGTGACTTAGGTTTTACTGAATTAACGCCGATTCAAGCAAAAATACTGCCGCATACATTGGCAAATCAAGATGCGATCGGACAGGCACAGACGGGTACGGGCAAGACGGCCACATTTCTATTGACTATTATGGAGGCGTTACTTAAGCGTCCGTTTGCCGCTGATGAAGAGCGTCATTTAGGTGAGCCACGTGCCGTCGTCATGGCACCAACCCGTGAGCTTGCTCAGCAAATATTTGATGATTGTATCGCCTTGAATAAATATACCTCTTTGCATAGCGTTTGCATTATGGGTGGTACCAATTATGAAACCCAGCAGCATGAGCTTGAGCGCCAGTATGTCGATATCTTGATTGCTACGCCTGGTCGTTTGATTGATTTGATGCACAAAGGCATGGTCTATCTGGATCGAGTAGAGGTGCTAGTATTAGACGAAGCAGACCGCATGCTCGATATGGGATTTATACCTGATATCAAGCGTTTGGTTGGTCGTATGCCGCCCAATACCGATCGTCAAAGTTTGTTGTTTTCTGCTACCTTTAACCAAGATGTAATGGGTCTGGCATATCGCTGGTTACATGAACCAGCATTTGTTGAGATTGAACCTGAGCATAAAACCAGTGAATTGGTAGACCAGCATTTTTATCTCTTAACCGAAGATCAAAAACTAGAAGCGGTCGAGCGTATCATCACCGATACAACGGTAGAAAAAGTAATCATCTTCGCCAATCGTAAAGATCAAGTAAAGCGTCTATATCATAAGCTGCGTCAGGGACACAAAATCGTCATGTTATCGGGCGATGTGATTCAGCAAAAACGCGAAAAGTACTTGCAACGCTTCAAAGACGGGCATGCCTCTGTTTTGGTCGCGACTGATGTGGCAGGACGCGGTATTCATGTTGATGATGTCAGCCATGTGATTAATTATACCTTGCCAGATCAGCCAGATGATTATGTACACCGCATTGGTCGTACTGGACGCGCTGGGAAAACCGGTATTAGTATTAGCTTTGTCAGTGAAGATGATGCTTTTAATATACCGGCATTAGAGAAGCATTTAGATACTAAATTTAAGCTTGAGCAGTGGCAGCCTTAA
- a CDS encoding low molecular weight protein-tyrosine-phosphatase: MPIKASTPSSVLLVCLGNICRSPTAEEIFRQQAAIAGLSMKVDSAGTGDWHIGHAPDERAQRHAKAHGYNINKLVARQISADDFRDFDLILAMDAQNLANLQSIKNGITDTDTKLAKLALFSEEDPIYGGDDVPDPYTGDSNAFEEVIERIESSVQGWIESWKI, encoded by the coding sequence ATGCCCATCAAAGCGTCTACTCCCTCATCTGTATTATTGGTCTGTTTGGGGAATATCTGCCGTTCACCGACGGCAGAAGAGATTTTTCGTCAGCAAGCAGCGATTGCAGGGCTGTCGATGAAGGTGGATTCAGCGGGAACTGGAGATTGGCATATTGGGCATGCACCTGATGAGCGAGCACAGCGTCACGCTAAAGCTCATGGTTATAACATCAATAAATTGGTCGCGCGCCAAATCAGTGCTGATGACTTTCGCGATTTTGATTTAATCTTGGCGATGGATGCACAAAATTTAGCAAATCTACAGTCTATCAAAAACGGTATAACAGATACTGATACCAAATTAGCCAAGCTGGCTTTATTTAGTGAAGAAGACCCTATCTATGGCGGTGACGACGTACCAGACCCTTATACTGGTGATAGCAATGCCTTTGAAGAGGTGATAGAGCGTATTGAGTCAAGCGTCCAAGGTTGGATTGAAAGCTGGAAGATATAA
- the ccoS gene encoding cbb3-type cytochrome oxidase assembly protein CcoS, producing MLSIFLLIPLSLMLFVVAIWAVRYAVKSNQFEDLDNASQRIILDDRQERRQVIQAQENVTPIQEAKEVSDTTSTEKESNQLNNADTAATPLSDTDKNSKI from the coding sequence ATGCTCAGTATATTTTTATTAATTCCATTAAGTCTCATGCTGTTTGTGGTAGCGATTTGGGCAGTACGTTATGCGGTAAAATCCAACCAATTTGAAGATTTGGATAATGCATCACAGCGTATTATCTTAGACGATCGTCAGGAGCGTCGACAAGTCATACAAGCTCAGGAAAATGTAACGCCTATTCAAGAAGCAAAAGAAGTGAGCGATACTACTTCGACTGAAAAAGAATCTAATCAGCTAAATAATGCGGACACTGCCGCAACTCCTCTCTCTGATACAGACAAGAACTCAAAAATATAG
- a CDS encoding cold-shock protein, translated as MSAREQGIVKWFNDSKGFGFIQRDSGEDIFVHFRAIQGDGYRSLKDGEKVEFSVVEGDKGLQAEEVRRVEE; from the coding sequence ATGTCAGCTCGTGAGCAAGGTATCGTTAAGTGGTTTAATGACTCAAAAGGCTTTGGTTTCATTCAACGTGATAGCGGAGAAGATATTTTTGTGCATTTCCGCGCGATCCAAGGTGATGGTTATCGCTCTCTAAAAGACGGCGAAAAAGTTGAGTTCAGTGTGGTAGAAGGTGATAAAGGTCTACAAGCTGAAGAAGTCAGAAGAGTAGAAGAGTAA
- the murB gene encoding UDP-N-acetylmuramate dehydrogenase gives MTSALCSKSTAPHTLSDDVADLSHSNTMALACTANSVVTLKNEAQLDEFMANYGQDTQYSQPLFVLSGGSNVLLPAKLNAIVLRPQMRGIQVTSQTDSHVDIEVMAGENWHDLVLHTVAQGWYGLENLALIPGLTGAAPIQNIGAYGVQLEDCLQYVRAYHFPSQTWHDLTAVDCEFGYRDSIFKRQPNTWLISRVGFRLHTDATKVLASYGDVQTVAQGYAMKQSRTKPTPADVMHAIIDIRQQKLPDPKQLPNCGSFFQNPIIPQDQFTALQSSYPAIVGYPMPDAMIKVAAGWLIEQAGLKGGGIEPIVTHQQQALVLTNHTPYQATQKEVAAAQQYITDTVYERFAIPLSREPVWVNADGSIGYDKHVV, from the coding sequence ATGACTTCAGCTTTATGCTCTAAATCTACTGCACCACACACCTTATCTGATGATGTAGCTGATTTGTCTCATAGCAACACCATGGCTTTGGCATGTACAGCTAACTCTGTTGTTACGTTGAAAAATGAGGCGCAGCTTGATGAGTTTATGGCAAACTATGGGCAAGATACTCAGTATAGCCAGCCATTATTTGTCTTATCCGGCGGTAGCAATGTGCTATTACCAGCAAAGCTGAATGCAATTGTTTTACGACCACAAATGCGTGGCATACAGGTGACATCCCAGACAGACTCTCATGTCGATATTGAGGTAATGGCAGGTGAAAACTGGCATGACTTAGTTTTACATACCGTCGCTCAAGGCTGGTATGGACTTGAAAACCTTGCCTTAATACCTGGTCTTACTGGTGCCGCTCCCATACAAAATATCGGCGCTTATGGTGTTCAGCTAGAGGACTGCTTGCAGTATGTACGTGCTTATCATTTCCCAAGCCAAACTTGGCATGATTTGACCGCAGTCGATTGCGAGTTTGGCTATCGTGATAGTATTTTTAAACGTCAACCAAATACTTGGCTAATCAGCCGCGTGGGTTTTAGACTACATACTGATGCGACAAAAGTATTGGCAAGCTATGGCGATGTACAGACAGTCGCACAAGGCTATGCGATGAAGCAAAGTCGCACCAAGCCGACGCCTGCTGATGTGATGCACGCTATTATTGACATTCGTCAGCAAAAGCTGCCTGATCCAAAGCAATTGCCAAATTGTGGCAGCTTTTTTCAAAACCCTATTATCCCTCAAGATCAATTTACCGCGCTGCAATCCTCTTATCCTGCTATCGTTGGTTACCCAATGCCTGACGCGATGATTAAAGTAGCAGCTGGTTGGCTTATCGAACAAGCGGGTCTAAAAGGCGGCGGTATAGAACCTATTGTGACCCATCAGCAGCAAGCGCTAGTATTGACCAATCACACACCTTACCAAGCCACCCAAAAAGAGGTAGCCGCCGCCCAACAGTATATTACCGATACTGTGTATGAGAGATTTGCGATACCGTTGTCACGCGAGCCGGTGTGGGTAAATGCCGATGGCTCCATCGGATATGATAAGCATGTGGTCTAA
- a CDS encoding IS982 family transposase: MPIDEFIINIYLMVEQYYKIVVTEPLRGAGYAPKLSDPEIICMELVGEFLNLDQDKQIWQYFTQHWQAWFPAIGSYPNFAKHCANLWQVKQRIQDNVSQLEGRDNIHFMDGFPIPVCHYGRAYRHKNYQDLAAFSYCAAKQERYYGFEGHLLVNLSGMIKGFTFAPANVDERAVAPDITDNIYGLLGADKGYISPSLTQYYDAQGVDLQTPLRANMKEDRPKPVVKRLMKARRIVETVIGQLSERFNIQRVRARDLWHLSHRLIRKILSHNLCFVLNKKLGNPPLQFELLISS; encoded by the coding sequence ATGCCCATAGACGAATTTATCATCAATATCTATTTAATGGTAGAGCAATATTACAAAATAGTCGTTACTGAACCCTTGCGAGGTGCAGGTTACGCGCCAAAGCTGAGTGATCCTGAGATCATTTGCATGGAACTGGTCGGTGAATTTTTAAACCTTGATCAAGACAAACAGATTTGGCAATATTTTACCCAGCACTGGCAAGCCTGGTTTCCAGCCATAGGCTCATATCCTAACTTCGCAAAGCATTGCGCGAATCTGTGGCAAGTCAAACAGCGGATACAAGATAACGTCAGTCAACTTGAGGGCCGTGACAACATCCATTTTATGGATGGTTTTCCGATACCCGTCTGTCATTATGGACGCGCTTATCGGCATAAAAACTATCAAGACTTAGCGGCTTTTAGCTACTGTGCGGCTAAGCAAGAGAGGTACTATGGCTTTGAAGGACATTTGCTTGTTAACTTATCGGGCATGATTAAAGGCTTTACCTTTGCTCCTGCCAATGTTGATGAAAGAGCGGTTGCGCCTGATATTACTGACAATATCTATGGTTTGCTCGGCGCTGATAAAGGGTATATCAGCCCTAGTCTCACTCAGTACTACGACGCTCAAGGAGTGGATTTACAAACGCCACTCAGAGCTAACATGAAAGAGGATAGACCCAAACCTGTGGTAAAACGGCTAATGAAAGCCCGCCGTATCGTTGAAACAGTCATTGGTCAGCTATCAGAACGATTTAATATACAAAGGGTACGAGCAAGAGATTTATGGCATTTGTCTCATCGATTGATTCGTAAAATTCTGTCACATAATCTATGCTTTGTACTCAACAAAAAACTTGGTAACCCGCCACTTCAGTTTGAATTGCTTATTTCAAGTTGA
- a CDS encoding sulfite exporter TauE/SafE family protein codes for MTTALLVAALLMGFFGSPHCLGMCGGLVTAFGLSMKDVSPAKRRALVATYHFGRLASYTFLGLVAGLIGTAVLQPLMQGNSTPRILLGLVLVFVGVTMLGAPFLNKLERFGMRFWQYLSPIRQKVFPLNTFPRALSAGLLWGFLPCGLVYGALLIAVVAHNPLSGAALMFVFGLGTVPMLVATHETVGWLRDKIGRFRLRQLNGAVMVLSGLAVIFIPIAMSNMHGNHGGGQGMAHVDTMMMADTDDTTHQDISQMDHSMHNMNDDSAVMEH; via the coding sequence ATGACCACAGCTTTACTCGTTGCGGCATTATTAATGGGTTTTTTTGGTTCACCGCATTGCTTAGGAATGTGTGGTGGCTTGGTGACTGCCTTTGGTCTATCGATGAAAGATGTCAGCCCTGCCAAACGCCGTGCATTGGTAGCGACCTATCATTTCGGTCGCTTGGCCAGCTATACGTTTTTGGGTTTGGTCGCAGGCCTGATAGGCACAGCCGTACTACAGCCATTGATGCAAGGCAATAGTACACCGCGTATTTTGCTTGGTTTGGTATTGGTGTTTGTCGGCGTGACGATGCTGGGTGCACCGTTTCTAAACAAACTTGAGCGTTTTGGCATGCGATTTTGGCAGTACCTGAGCCCTATTCGTCAAAAAGTATTTCCACTAAACACTTTTCCACGTGCATTGTCTGCCGGTCTTCTATGGGGATTTTTGCCTTGTGGTTTGGTCTATGGCGCTCTACTGATTGCCGTCGTAGCGCACAATCCACTCAGCGGTGCTGCCTTGATGTTCGTTTTTGGCTTAGGAACCGTACCCATGTTGGTTGCTACTCACGAGACCGTCGGCTGGTTACGGGATAAGATTGGGCGTTTTCGCTTAAGACAGCTCAATGGTGCTGTGATGGTATTATCTGGTTTGGCCGTGATTTTCATTCCTATCGCCATGTCCAATATGCATGGCAACCATGGCGGTGGTCAAGGCATGGCGCATGTCGATACTATGATGATGGCTGACACAGATGATACTACCCACCAGGATATAAGCCAGATGGATCATAGTATGCACAATATGAATGATGACTCAGCAGTCATGGAGCATTAG
- a CDS encoding YdcF family protein, protein MWSKQSWSNRLWRHYLRSAERMIKLFRIINATFMLGATTVILVLISLFTPLFSQAVVYILTHLPLPKMPPAAMSSPPTAYLVLGGGLTNDNHNQIILNRYSLNRARTAATAYHDLPLPIVLSGAEAPWLGQWLIEHGIDGLISENASMNTCENARFTAKRIPLHHVYLITDSYHMARARRQFALNGINSTAINAPLPVRRDWMEPAQNLSHSRRAVYEVAAYLRDVIRPQANCRQAKEVTSQQLLTPRGKVAKTADE, encoded by the coding sequence ATGTGGTCTAAGCAGTCATGGTCAAATCGCCTATGGCGACATTATTTACGTTCAGCTGAGCGTATGATCAAGCTGTTTCGTATTATCAATGCCACATTTATGCTGGGTGCAACGACGGTTATTTTGGTGCTGATCAGTTTATTTACGCCGCTATTTTCTCAAGCGGTGGTGTATATATTGACTCATCTGCCGCTGCCAAAAATGCCACCTGCGGCAATGAGCTCTCCCCCTACCGCTTATTTGGTATTGGGTGGCGGTCTGACCAATGATAATCACAACCAAATTATCCTCAACCGCTATAGCCTTAATCGTGCGCGCACTGCCGCCACAGCTTACCATGACCTGCCTTTGCCCATTGTACTCAGCGGTGCTGAGGCCCCCTGGCTTGGTCAATGGCTGATTGAGCATGGTATTGATGGGTTAATCAGTGAAAATGCCAGTATGAATACATGCGAGAATGCCCGCTTTACCGCAAAACGCATCCCTCTGCATCATGTTTATCTGATTACCGACAGTTATCATATGGCGCGTGCTCGCAGACAATTTGCGTTAAACGGCATCAATAGCACAGCGATTAATGCCCCTTTACCCGTCAGACGTGATTGGATGGAACCCGCACAAAATTTAAGCCATTCACGGCGCGCGGTTTATGAAGTTGCCGCTTACTTACGTGATGTGATACGTCCTCAAGCAAATTGTCGCCAAGCTAAAGAGGTGACGTCGCAGCAGCTATTAACCCCAAGAGGCAAGGTAGCAAAAACGGCTGATGAATAG
- a CDS encoding RNA-binding S4 domain-containing protein, which translates to MSKHNKNHNQPSHSKPDAVRMRIDKWLWAARFYRTRNLAKEAIESGRVHYAGSRVKTSKEIAVGDELQIRQGSATAMTEKTVVVEALTVQRGNATDAEVLYSETKESIARRDYYAEQRKLANLARPDNKPNKKERRDLQRFKSNQD; encoded by the coding sequence ATGAGTAAACACAATAAAAACCACAATCAGCCCAGCCATAGCAAGCCTGATGCTGTGCGTATGCGTATTGATAAATGGCTATGGGCGGCGCGCTTTTATCGGACGCGCAATCTTGCTAAAGAAGCCATCGAAAGCGGTCGCGTGCATTATGCTGGTAGCCGCGTAAAGACCAGTAAAGAGATTGCTGTTGGCGATGAATTGCAGATTCGTCAAGGCTCAGCCACTGCTATGACCGAAAAGACGGTCGTGGTTGAAGCATTGACGGTACAACGTGGTAATGCCACCGATGCGGAAGTCTTATATTCAGAAACTAAAGAAAGCATCGCTCGCCGTGACTATTATGCTGAGCAGCGCAAACTTGCCAACCTTGCGCGCCCAGATAATAAACCCAATAAAAAAGAGCGCCGTGATTTACAGCGCTTTAAAAGCAACCAAGATTGA